The segment ACCTGGTAGATGAAGTCCAGAATCCGGTTCTGGTACACCGTCACTTCCCCGTTGAAGCGCGGATTGGCGTGCCAGTTCACGGTCAGGCCGGTGTTGAGGGCCGTTTCGGGCAGTAGCGGCGTGGCGCCGGGTATCAGGTCGTTGCCTAGCTCATACATACCGTTGTGCACACCTTCGCTAAACCGCTCGTTGGCCGCCGGAGCCCGCCGCGTCAGGCCCGTATTCAGGCTGAAGGTGAAGTGGGCCGAGGGGTCGTAGGTGGCACCCAGGGAGGCGGCGGGAGTAGTGTACTGAAACCGGCTGCGGTCCACGAAGAAAGCGCCGTTGGCGGCCCGGTCGCCGCGCTTCACGGCCAGGTCACGCCGGTCGAGGCGCAGGCCGCCTTCGAGCAGCCAGGCGCCCCACTGCCATTTTTCAATCCAGAAAGCGCCACCAATCAGGTTGGTGTAGTAGGGAATAAACTGCCGGCTACCGTTGGCGTAGCGGTTAGCCTGGTAAGTGCCGGCCAGGCCCACGCTGCCCCGAAAGTAGTGCCAGGGCTTGTGCTCCCACAGCAGCTCGGCGGTGCTGGTGCGGTTGGTGTAGCTCAGCTCGGGCTTGTTGAGGCTGGCCAGGTTGTCGTTGCGGGGCCGGAACTTGTCGTACTCGTCCCGGAAGTCGGTTTGCTGAGCTAGGGTGAGCTGGAACTGGCCCGCCGCGCCGGTCTGCACAAAGCCCGTGAGCTTGGCCACATCGTGGCGCACGTGTTGGTAGGCCCGGTCAATGGCGTAGCTGAAGCCGGTGGTTTCCAGCGGCTCGGTCCGGGCAATGGCCAGCAGCAAATCCGTCTTGCTTTCGGCGTGCGACGCCGGCAAAATGCCAATGCGGGTGTTGAACTGGCTGTAGAAAACTTCCAGTCCGTACGTCGGCTTACGCCAGCCCACGGCCCCGGAAAAGTTCTGCTCGGCGAAGCCGGAGTTCTTCAGGTAGTAGTCGGGGGTGCGCATGGTGCCGGCGCGCCGCAAAGAGCCCTGGGCCCGCCAACTCAGGGCCGGCAGCCGGCGCAGATTGCCGTCCAGCGTGGCGGAGGTGGCGCCCAGGCCGTTGTTGCTCATACCCACCAGGCTCAGGTCGGCGCTGATGCCGGCCGAGTCCCGCAGCGGCTTGGGCTCTACCAGCACCACGCCGCCAATGGCGTCGGAGCCGTAGCGTACACTGGCCGCCCCCTTCACCACCGTGAGGCGGGAGGCAATGAAGGGGTCAATTTCCGGTCCGTGCTCCACGCCCCACTGCTGGCCTTCCTGGCGCACCCCGTTGTTGAGAATCGTGACGCGGTTGGAGTGCAGCCCGTGCACCATGGGCTTGAAAATGCCCGGCCCGGTCTGAATAGCCGTGACGCCCGCCATCTTCTGCAGAGCTTCGCCCAGGGCCTGACCCCGGGTCTGCTGCAGGGCCTGCCCGGCCAATACCGCCGTGGGCTGGGTGGTGGGCGCGGCCGTGCGCTGGCCCTGGACCAGCGCGCTGTTAAGCAGAATGGCGTCGGGGTGCAACTGAAAATCCCGAATGACGGCCCCCGCCACGCGCACTTCGGCCGCCTCCGGGCTGTAGCCCAGGTAGGAAACCTGCACGTGGTAAAGGCCCGCGCAAACGTGGAAGTGGTAGTTGCCGGCCGCATCGGTCTGGGTAGCCTGCTGCGTTTCCAGCAGCACCACCGTAGCGCCCGGCAGCCCCTCCCGCGACTCGTGGTCGGTGGCGTGGCCGCTCAAGGAGAGCGTGCATTCGGGCACCTGCTGGGCTGCCTGCGCCACGGCGGTTGCAGCTAACAGCCACAGCCACAGTGCACACGCTGCCCTAGCAACTGCCAGGAAGCGAGAATCCATAAAAGAAAAGGGAAGCCAGTGGGTAAAACCACTGCTGCGCATGGGGCGTCTCAACGGCGCTGGGCCACGTTGAGGTTAGGCCCCAGCCGGACGCCAAAGCCCGGCCGGAGCTAGCAGCAGCTCATTACTCGAACGTTTACCCTTGGCTGGGCGGGCCGCGCAAATCGGCCGTCGACGGGTGGGTGGCCAGCCATACGGAAGTGCCCCGCTCGGTGGTGGGGGCGGCATAACCCGTAAACAACGTAAACTCCAGGGGCGTGGCCGCCTGGAAAGGCACGTCGTAGAAATGGTCGACGGCGCAGTGCTGGTGCTTGGCCGAGAGCAGGGCTTTGCCTTTGGGCGCGCCGGGCTGCTGGGCGGCTTCTTCCGTGGTGTGCTGGTGCGCGTGCAAGGCCAGGACCCACGTATCCGGCAGCAGCACCCGCGTAAAGCAGAGCAGCAACAGAATAGCTAACCGGGACCGAAGTGCGTGCATTTGCAACAATGTGTCAGGAGTGGCCCAAAGGTAAAACAAATTACGAATCAGCAAAACCAGCAGGGACCTTCTTGGCTAAGGTCGGTAAGTATTGCTGCGGGGATATATTAAACGATTTTAAATGAGCAGCTTGTGAGCAAATGGCAGCAGCGGTACGACGCCCTGGCTTGCTTTATTGCTAACGCCGTCGGCAGGAGGAGCAATGGTTGGCCTGGGGTTGGAAAGGCTGGAGTTCGGAAACCAGGTCTACTGCAAATTATATGTTTACTATTGTATAAGTACAATAACGTACTGGGGCTCAAATTGAATAATAATATATTCTGGCCCTGTAGGGTTGTCAATAAGTGCAATTTTATATAAGTTGCTGGCTCTATTGCTTTTCTGATTTTCGAACCCAAATTTAGCCGGCCGGTTACAAAGCGTAGTTAAGCAGGCAAGCTGGGGCCGTAGTCGAAAAATTATAGATTTGCACTTTGCTCAACTTACCTTTGTTGTATTGCCAGCTACCAGTTCGTAGTTGGAGTTGCCTAGTATGACCAAGCCCGATTCTCTTTTTCTTCATTACGACAAAGGCCTGCGCCTGCTGCGCTGGCAATGGCGCGGTCCTATTCAGGCAGCCCAGTTTCAGGCTGCCTTCTATCATTTGGTAGAACTTTCAGAAAAAGAGAAGGTTAGACGCTGGTTGGTGGATACAACCGATATGCCCGTCGTGGGTATCGACGAGCAAGCCTGGCTGAGCGAAACCTGGCTGCCGCTGTTTGCCCGGCTGCAGGTAACCGACATTGCTATTATTCTGCCGACCAGCCTGCACAATCAGCTGGTGGTGGAAACGGTACTGGCTGACGGGCAGCGCTACGACTGTGGAGAAATTCAATTCTTTTCCGATGTCACTTCCGCCCTCGACTGGCTGACCAACTCCTCGGGCCGTGGCCCTGAGCTGGAGCAGGAATGGCTGGCGGTGAACTTCGCTGAGCTAGAAAAGTTAAATAAGCCGGCTACTGGCAAAGCCGTGGAGTCAGCTAACCACTTCTCTGATACGTTCTAATTGGCCCGCCCTGGCTGAAGAGAGTCGTCCCGAAAGGGGCGGCTTTTTCTTTTTCCGGAAGTAAACAATTGCGCTGTCAAACTGGCAGGGCAGAAGTCGTGGAACAGGTTTTGAGACGGGCCTTGGTACGGAACGCGGGCTGCGGAAGCTGGCGTTTCGTCCGGATTCTTAATTTCAAACCCTTTTGCCAACGCGCTATGCAAGAGAAAGGTAGCATCTCGATTCACACCGAGAATATCTTCCCCATCATTAAGAAGTTTCTCTACTCCGACCACGAAATCTTCCTGCGGGAGCTGGTTTCCAACGCCGTAGACGCCACCCAGAAGCTCAAGAGCCTGGGGCAGCTGGGCGAGTTCAAGGGGGAGCTGGGCGAACTGAAGGTGAAGGTGAGCGTGGACAAGGAAGCCCGCACCATCACCATTTCGGACCGCGGCCTGGGCATGACGGCCGAGGAAATCAAGAAGTACATCAACCAGATTGCCTTCTCTGGCGCCACCGAGTTTGTGGAGCAGTACAAGGAGAAGGACACGGCCGCCAAAGACCAGATCATCGGACAGTTCGGCCTGGGTTTCTACTCGGCCTTCATGGTGGCCGACAACGTGGAAATCTTCTCCAAGAGCTACAAGGAAGATACCGAAGGCGCCCACTGGACCTGCGACGGCAGCACCGAGTTCAGCCTCGAAACCACCGACAAAGCTGACCGGGGTACCGACGTGGTGCTCCACGTAGCCGCCGATTCCGACGAATTCCTGGAAGCGGCCCGCCTGCGCACCATCCTGACCAAGTACTGCAAGTTCCTGCCCATCGAAATCGAGTTCGAGGGCGAGGTTATCAACCAGACCCAGCCGATTTGGGCCAAGCAGCCCGCCGAGCTGACCGACGAGGACTACACCAAGTTCTACCAGGAGCTGTACCCCTTCTCCGAGCCGCCGCTGTTCTGGATTCACCTCAACGTGGACTATCCGTTCAACCTGACCGGGATTCTCTATTTCCCCAAGGTGAAGGACGAGCTGCAATTCTCGCGCAACAAAATCCAGCTGTACTCGCGCCAGGTGTTCATCACCGACGAAGTGAAGGACGTGGTGCCCGAGTTCCTGATGCTGCTCCACGGCGTGATTGACTCGCCCGATATTCCGCTGAACGTGTCGCGCAGCTTCCTGCAGGCCGATGCCGCGGTGAAGAAAATCAACACCTACATTACCAAGAAGGTCGCCGATAAGCTCAGCGAGCTGTACCGCAAGGACCGCGCGGGCTTCGAGGAGAAATGGTCGGACATCGGGCTGTTCGTCAAGTACGGCATGCTCTCCGACGAGAAGTTCTACGACAAGGCCAAGGACTTCGTGCTGCTGCAGAACACGGCCGGCAAGTTCTTTACCCTGAGCGAGTACCAGGAGTTCGTGCAGGCCAACCAGAAGGACAAGAGCGAGCAGACCGTGGTGCTCTACACCACCGACCCGGAAACCCAGCACAGCTTCGTGCAGGCCGCCCTCGACCGAGGCTACGACGTGCTCAAGCTCGACACCGTGCTCGACTCCCACTTTATCGGGCAGCTGGAGCAGAAGCTGGAGAAAGTCACCTTCAAGCGCGTGGACGCCGACACCATCGGCAAGCTCATCGAGAAGGACGAGGCCACTGAGAGCGTGCTGTCAGACGACGACAAGACCAAACTGCAGGAACTCTTCACCAAGGCCATCAGCAACCCGAATATGAACGTGCAGGTGGAGGCCCTTTCGCCCCAGGACGCGCCGGTCATTATCACCGTGCCCGAGTTTATGCGCCGGATGAAGGATATGCAGCGCGCCGGTGGGGGAGGAGGCATGCAGATGTTTGGCTCCCTGCCCGATACCTACAGCGTGAGCGTAAATGCCAACCACCCCGTGGCCCAGCGCGTGCTCAGCGCCGATGATGAAGCCAGCCAGAAACTGGCCCGCCAAGCCTTCGACCTGGCTTTGCTGGCCCAGGGCCTGCTGAAAGGCGAAGCTCTGACGGCCTTCGTCAAGCGCAGCGCCGACTTGCTGACGGCTTAGTGGTGAACTGGTGAAGTGGTCAAATGGTGAGTTTGTCGTCCAAACGCAGCCATTTGACTTTTCTGTAACAGCAATAGACAACGGCTCTGGTGGCATTTGCTGCCGGAGCCGTTTGGGTTTTAGGAACTAGCCGAACATCAAACTCACCATTTCACTACCTCACCACCTCACCGCTGGGGCACTAATTCCCTATATCTTTACGTTCGACCCTTCGAATTCTGTCAGCTTCGTTGATGCGCCCACCTCGGTTTTCCTTTCTGCCCTTTTTGCTCGCTCTGGTTTTGCTCGTGGTGGCGGCCTGCAGCAAAAAGACGGTTTCCTTTAACAGCAAACCCGAAACGCCCGGCCTGGCTACCATCCGGCCCGACTCGCTGACCAACCTCAGCGACACGACCAAGGCGCCCTCGTTGGACACCAAGCGCCTGGCCATGACCAAGGAGCAGGAGCGGGCCGCCAAGGAGAAAGAGAAGGCTGCCCAGCGCAAGCCCAAGAAGAAAAAGAACGTGTTCCTGGGCGAGAAGATCAAGAAGAGCTTCACCAAGTCGGGGCCGAAGGGGCGCAACCAGATTATCGAGCAGTTCTACTACCTCAAGACCTTTCAGCAGCCCAACGAGTACGCCCCGGCCCTGTATTACTTCAACCCCAAGAAGCGCAAGATCTTTAAGTCGACGGCTGAGCTGAACCCGGCTACCGACAAGGTGCTGCACGGGCCCTACAAAAAGCTGCAGGGCGGTAAGGTGGTCGAAACCGGCTACTTCGCCCTGGGCACCCGCCACCTGCGTTGGGAGCGGCTCAACAAGGACAATGAGTTGCTGACCAAGACCCATTACGAAATGGGCTTCCCCCGCGACGCGGCCGTGACCTACTACGACGCCGAGAAGAAGAAAATCAAGGAAGTCATTCCCTACGTGGCCGGTAAGATAGAAGGCGACTACGTGCGCTACCTCGAAAACGGGCAGCGCGACTGGGACGGGCAGTTTGAGAACGGCAAGAAAGTCGGCGTCTGGACCAAATACTGGGGCTTCCGCAACCGCCGCCACTACGAGTACCAGTACGGGGCGTCGGGCTACGACCCCGAGGTGGCCGAGCCCGAGCTGGTGCGCGAATACAACCGCAACTCGGTGCTGGTTTACGACAAGGAAAAGGGCATCGACAAGCGCGACGCCGTTTCGGACCGGCCCGGTGCCAAAAAGTAGGCGGGCTTCCGGATAGTAGTACCAAGGCTCATCCCGCGCGGGATGAGCCTTTTTTGTGCCTGCTTAGGTTAGTAAAAGGCGTCCTCGAAGTGCTCAATCCGAAACCCGGTGCTCGAGGGGGTAAGGGCCACGATGTCGAAGCGGATGTCGCCCTGCCAGTTGGTTTCGAGTTGGAACTGCTCGGCGGCCAGCCGAAACAGCTGGCGCTTGCGCTCCGTCACGAACTCCTCCGGAAACCCATACTGCGTCGAGGAGCGGGTCTTTACTTCGACAAAAACCAGCAGGGCTGCTCCGTGCTGGGCAATCAAGTCGACCTCGGCCCGGCGGTAGCGGTAGCCTTGCCGGAGCACGGTGTAGCCCAGGCCGGTCAGGAAGGCGCTGGCGGCGGTTTCGCCGGCCTGCCCGAGTTCGTGCGCAGCGTGGGTCATAGGGGAGCAAGCAAAGTCAGCCAATTGGGGTTGGGTCTAAATCTAGTACCTTTGCGCGCTTTCTGTAGTAGCGCCCGACCGGAATTACCGTACGTGGCTGAGCTGGCTGGCTAGTTCCAAAGTGCGGCCGTTTCGCCTGGCCGGTCATCATCCGCTCTGCCGCGGAAGCGTCGGTTGTTTGGTCTTTCCCTGAGTTGATTATGTCCCAATACAGTTCCTGCACCGCATCAACTCCTGAGTCCTCGCCCGTGGCCGCCGCGCCGCTGGTGCCGGGCCGGTGGGTGGAAGTCCGCTCCCTGGGCCTGGCCGACTACGAAACGACCTGGGCCTACCAGGAGGAGCTGCTGGCTTCCACGCTGGCCATCAAGACCCGCAACCGTCAGGCGGCTGAGGAAGGCCGGGCCCCCGAGCCCACGCCCAACTACCTGCTGCTCTGCCAACACCCGCACGTGTACACTCTGGGCAAAAGTGGTAAGCCCGAGCACCTGCTGCTCGACGCCGAAGGCCTGGCCCGGCACGGCGCCACGTTTCACCGCATCAACCGCGGCGGCGACATCACCTACCACGGCCCCGGCCAGCTGGTGGGCTACCCCATTCTGGACCTGGAGAATTTCTTCACCGACATTCACCGCTACCTGCGCCTGCTTGAAGAAGCCGTTATCCTGACCCTGGCCGACTACGGCCTGTCGGCCGGCCGCATTGCCGGCCTCACCGGCGTCTGGCTCGACTTTGCGGAAGGCGCCCCCAACCCGCGTAAAATCTGCGCCATGGGCGTCAAGTGCAGCCGTTGGGTGACTATGCACGGCTTTGCCCTGAACATCAACTCCGACCTCTCGTATTTCGGCTACATCGTGCCCTGCGGCATCACCGACAAAGCAGTGACGTCGCTGCAGCAGGAGCTGGGCCGCGCGGTGCCGTTGCCCGAAGTAGAGCAGCGGCTGGTACGTCATCTGGCCCACGTCTTCGGCGCCGAATTCTATGTTGCCTGATTCATGAAAGAACATATTTCCTTCGACCCGGTAGAGGGGGTATCCATTGCCATTGTTCCCGACCAAGTGGGCGCTGCTGAAGAAGCAGTGGCGACTTGGCAGGTGTACCTGCTCAACCACAACCCCTATCCGCTGAGCAACGTCATCGTCAGTTCCAACGGCTACGGAGTGCAGAGCGACGGGGAAAACGTCCGAACCTCTACGCTGCGGCACGTTATCCTGGAAGTCGAACCGCATACGGCCGTGCCCATTGAGCCCATCGACCCCGCGTTGTTTCACCTCAACAATCAGTACTGGGTAAGCTACTACCGGGGCTCCCAGATCTTCGACAAGAAGTTCATCTTCGTTCCCGATTCGATAGTTGCCGCCAACCTGATTCATATTGCTTTGCTAGACCGTGAAGGCGTGCTGCATAGCTAACCTACTATTCGCAGACGGCGGGAGGTGAAAAGTCCTGGCTATTTGCTTAATTTTGAGCCGATACGTGATGAATGCACTCGGAATTCAGTTGGGGTTGTCCTTTCTCTGGGCATTTTTGGTAGCACTGTTTGCGGTGCCGTCCATTATTTACATTGCCCACCTGAAGAATATGCTCGATACGCCCAACGTGCGTACCGTGCACGAATCCCTCACGCCCCGGCTCGGCGGCGTGGCCGTGTTTGCGGGGTTCATGTCGGCCCTGACTATTTTCGCCGACCTCGGCAACGGAATTCAGCAGCTGCTGGCCGGTTGCATCGTATTGTTCTTCGTGGGGCTGAAAGATGACTTGGTGAGTATTTCGGTTTCCAAGAAGTTTGTGGGCCAACTGCTGGCCACCGGCGTGGTCATGATTATGGCTGATATCCGCGTCACCAGCTTTCAGGGCATCCTTGGCATTCACGAGCTGCCCATTGGCATCAGCTACGCCTTCACCTTTCTAGCCATTGTCGGCATTACCAACGCCATCAACCTCATTGATGGTCTCGACGGCCTAGCCGGTACCATCGTCCTGATTATCACCAGCACCTACGGCTACTACTTTGCCCGCTACGGTGGGGCGGGGTACGGCAACTACGTCTTCGTATCCGTCTGCCTGATTGGCGGCATGCTGGGCTTTCTGCGCTATAACTTTCACCGGGCCAGTATCTTCATGGGCGACACAGGCTCCTTGGTTTGCGGCTTTATCGTCTCCATCCTCACGATTCAGTTCATCGAAATGGGTTTGAAGGTGGGTGGGCCTTTTTCTACTTCCTCCCCGGCCGTGGCCATTGGCATTTTATTCGTGCCTCTATTCGACACGCTGCGGGTATTTATCGTGCGCATGATGGCCGGCCGCTCGCCCTTCTCCCCGGATAAAAACCACGTGCACCACCGGATTCTGGCTATGGGCTTCCAGCAAATCAGCACCGTTATGCTACTTGGCTTGCTCAACCTGGTTGTAATTCTGTTTGTCATCAACTTCGCGGCCCTCGGCAACATGCTGCTCATTGGTTGCTTGGTAGGGTTTTCCGTGCTGATCAGCATCTTTCTGGGCGTCTACCAGAGCCGTAGTGCCCAGCAGCGCGTTGCTTCCTAAGCACCCACCTCTAGCGCAAATGGCTGGTTCGAGTTTCTCTCGCTACATGCGCTGCCTGCTAGGCCTGCTCCTGGCTCTTACATGCGCCACTGGCTTGGCCGCCGAGTACCGGCCTCTTCCTCCAGCTGCCAAGGGTGGCTTATCATCCGACTGGCTGATCCACGACGCGGCGCGCAACCGCTTAGTACTTTACCTGCCCGATTATCACAGCCCGGCCCTGGCGTATTACCAATGGGTTTCCGTGCGACCCAGTCGCCCCTTCTCCATCAGCTTTGCCGCTCCCAAAGGCCTGAGTGTTTTTCTGGACAATCGGCTGGTTTTTTCTGCGGCTTCTTCCGCCTCCTACACGCTCGACGTTGCCCGGTTGCTGCCAGCCGGTGCAGGCCCCGGCCCGCATTTGCTCTGCGTGTGGCACCCCGAAACGCCTCCCAACCTATCAACTTTCACCAATGCCTTGCCCACTGTGCGCACGGCCAACAAAAGCGCGGCCCCAGCCGTTGCTGTGCAGCCCTTGCCGCGGGGGCACCAGGGGCAGAATGTTTTTCTGTGCTTCCTGCTGCTTATCGGTTTGCTCTACGGCAGCATCCGTTCGGCCTACCAGCCCGGCTTTGCCCGCATCTACCACTTCGAAGGGCTGTGGGGTAAGCCCACTAATGACCAGGACTTCCTGACCAAGCCCACCGTAACCTGGCTCAATCTGCTGCTGGTGATGGTGTTTTCGCTGTCATTTGCCTTGCTTTTGGTGGCTATTCACACCAATATTCAGAGTATTATTATTCTGCGTCGCCTGTTCGACGTGCCCGAGTCGGCCATTGTAGTGCGCGTTTTGTTCTACGCCATCCTGATTGCCTCCTTTGTGCTCGGCAAATACTTATTTCTGGAGGTAATGGGCTACATTTTCGACGTAACCCAATTGGTCATGGTGCAGTACCGCGAGTTTATGCGCACCATTTTGTTCATGGGACTTTTCCTGCCGGGGGTCATGCTCCTCTACCTCGGACTGAACCAGACCTTGCCTGAAACTGTCTTGTGGGTATCCAACGGGGTGGTTTCCTTGATGTTGATTGGTACGGTCATCCGCATTGGGCGCACGTTGCACCGGCGCGCGTCTTTACTAAATCTGCATTTGTTTTCGTACCTTTGCGCCACAGAAGTGATTCCCTTGATCATTCTGCTCAAATTGATTGTATTTACTTACTAATCTCTCTGTCGCAGAAGCTCTTCTACTACTTCAACGCCGCCTTATTGCCTTAGCTTTACTCTTTCTTTTACCCTATGGCCGAGAGCACAGACAAACCGGGGACGGGCCGTCACGCGAAGCGTATTTCCAGCATCCTGGTTACCCAGCCTAAGCCCACAAACGACGTCTCCCCCTACTTCAGCATTGCCGAGAAGTACGGTATCAAAGTTGACTTCCGTGAGTTCATCCAGGTCGACCCCGTTTCCTACAAGGACTTCCGCAAGGAGAAAGTCAACATCGCCGAGCATACGGCAGTTATTTTCACCAGCCGCAATGCCGTCGACCACTTCTTCCGCATTTGTCAGGAAGCCAAGCTGGAAATGCCGGCCGAAATGAAGTATTTCTGCATTTCGGAGCAAACTGCCAATTACTTGCAAAAGTACATTGTGCTGCGTAAGCGCAAGCTCTTCGTGGGCCAGCGCACGGCCGCCGACCTGTTTGATGTTATCAAGAAGCACAAGGGCGAAAAGTTTCTGTATCCCTGCTCCGATATTCGCAAAGACGATATTCCGGAGTTTATGCGGGCCAATAACTTTAAGTTCACGGAAGCCGTCATCTACCACACTGTGGCCAGCGACTTGTCCGACCTCTCGGACGTGAAGTACGACTGTATTGCGTTTTTCAGTCCTTCCGGCATTAGCTCCCTGTTTATCAACTTCCCCGATTTTGAGCAGAATGGGACGCGTATCGCCGCTTTTGGACCTACTACCGCCAAAGCGGTTTTAGATGCTGGCCTAGAACTAGATATTGAAGCGCCGCAGCCCAATGCTCCGTCGATGACGGGGGCAATAGAAGCTTATATTCGCCTGCATCACGGGCCTGATGTAGGAAAAGAGAAAAGTAAAAGCGGCAAACAAAACGCTTAACACGTAAAACAAGCGGACGGGCACTAAAAAGCCCGTCCGCTTGTTTGTTTCACAGATTTGTTACAGAGGGTTTTTTGTATACATTTGGAAAGAGCTACTTTGGCCCGCCCCAGCCCTAACAGGCCATAAATCAGACAGTTCGATGAAAAGAACTCTACTTTCTATACTGCTGAGCTCCGCAACTTTCTCTGTTGCCTTTGCTCAACAACAGCCGCAGTTTAGCCATTATGGCTTCAACGGGATGTACCTGAACCCAGCCTATGCTGGTATAAAGGGCCAGGGAGAAATTACAACGCTTGGGCGCTATCAATATCTGGGATACAATGCCACCTTCGACGACGGCGGCTCGCCCCAGACCTATACCCTTAGTGCCTCCTTGCCAGTTGCCGCTGTTGGGGGCGGCATTGGGCTTAGCGTGTTCCGCGACAGAATAGCGCAGTCGAGTATTACGAACGTGCAGCTATCATACTCCAAACACCTGAAGGTGGGAGAAGGTAAACTAGGTATCGGCGTTCAAGGCATCTTCAATCACCTAAGCAAGGGCCAATACCGTCCGGCCGATGAGAAACCGGATGCCGCCGTACCCCGGGATGGCTCAGATCAAAAGTTCGATGCTGGCATAGGGGTCTGGTATGAGTCGGATAAGCTCTATGCCGGTCTGAGCACAAACAACTTGTTGCGAGCCGAATACCGGTTTAAAAGTGAGGGAGGAACGAACAGCGCCAAGGTGATTGGTGAAAATCACGCCTATCTGACCGCTGGCTACAATATCGAGGCTTCTCCGTCCGTTGTCGTTACCCCCACGGCTCTTGTGAAGATGGTATTACCCGGGAAGTTTGGTGACAATAACAAATTCACTTTCAAGAACAACTCGTACGAAGCCGGCGTGCGCGCTACGCTCAACGATAAGTTCTGGGGAGGAGTGGGGTACCGCTACGATGAGTCAATTACAGGCATGTTAGGCATGAGCTTTGCTAAAGACAATGCTTTGCGCTTTGGCTACGCATTTGACTTTATTGCATTTAATCAAGAAGCACGTGCATTCAGCTCCCACGAAATTATGCTCTCTTACCGGCTGCCCAAGCCCGGTCCAGCTACCCGTCCAGCTATCCGTACACCCCGATACAGCTTCTAATTTCGGGGGGATAATTTAAGATTGTTGGTTCGTTGGTAGTGAGAATGGTTAATTTGTGGGGCTTTTACACTAACTCTCTGCTTTCCATCGTTTAACCGGTATCTACCCCGGTTCGTAGACAAAAGCTAAGCATTGGGCGACGGGCTTGCGAACGAATGTAATATTCGCTAGATTTGCCGGCTCGTTAAATTGTAATCTTAGGGTATCGCCGCCTGAACAGTCTTTTTTTCCTTAACATGAACAAGTTTCTCGTATTGCCTCTCGTAGCCCTGTCGGCGCTGTTTCTGGGAGGCTGTGGTTTCGGCAAAGGACCGCAAGGCGATTTGGTCGGAGCGGAGGACCGCCCCGAGTTCAATCCGCAGGAAGTTCCCTTTGGCATGGTACCCTGCCCCGGCGGGACGTTCCACATGGGTCAAACCGATCAGGACATCTCGGCGTCCATGGTCAACATGAACAAGCAGGTGACTATCGCTGGCTTCTACATGGATGAGACGGAGATTACCAACAATGAGTACCGTCAGTTCATGAACGCTATCCGCCAGGACTCTATCGACGTGCTAGGCGAGGAGTATGTGATGACGGAGCTCTATCCTGACACTACCGTATGGGTTCGGGACTTCACCTACCACATGGGTGATCCGCTG is part of the Hymenobacter chitinivorans DSM 11115 genome and harbors:
- a CDS encoding toxin-antitoxin system YwqK family antitoxin; this translates as MLALVLLVVAACSKKTVSFNSKPETPGLATIRPDSLTNLSDTTKAPSLDTKRLAMTKEQERAAKEKEKAAQRKPKKKKNVFLGEKIKKSFTKSGPKGRNQIIEQFYYLKTFQQPNEYAPALYYFNPKKRKIFKSTAELNPATDKVLHGPYKKLQGGKVVETGYFALGTRHLRWERLNKDNELLTKTHYEMGFPRDAAVTYYDAEKKKIKEVIPYVAGKIEGDYVRYLENGQRDWDGQFENGKKVGVWTKYWGFRNRRHYEYQYGASGYDPEVAEPELVREYNRNSVLVYDKEKGIDKRDAVSDRPGAKK
- a CDS encoding YraN family protein, whose protein sequence is MTHAAHELGQAGETAASAFLTGLGYTVLRQGYRYRRAEVDLIAQHGAALLVFVEVKTRSSTQYGFPEEFVTERKRQLFRLAAEQFQLETNWQGDIRFDIVALTPSSTGFRIEHFEDAFY
- the htpG gene encoding molecular chaperone HtpG, coding for MQEKGSISIHTENIFPIIKKFLYSDHEIFLRELVSNAVDATQKLKSLGQLGEFKGELGELKVKVSVDKEARTITISDRGLGMTAEEIKKYINQIAFSGATEFVEQYKEKDTAAKDQIIGQFGLGFYSAFMVADNVEIFSKSYKEDTEGAHWTCDGSTEFSLETTDKADRGTDVVLHVAADSDEFLEAARLRTILTKYCKFLPIEIEFEGEVINQTQPIWAKQPAELTDEDYTKFYQELYPFSEPPLFWIHLNVDYPFNLTGILYFPKVKDELQFSRNKIQLYSRQVFITDEVKDVVPEFLMLLHGVIDSPDIPLNVSRSFLQADAAVKKINTYITKKVADKLSELYRKDRAGFEEKWSDIGLFVKYGMLSDEKFYDKAKDFVLLQNTAGKFFTLSEYQEFVQANQKDKSEQTVVLYTTDPETQHSFVQAALDRGYDVLKLDTVLDSHFIGQLEQKLEKVTFKRVDADTIGKLIEKDEATESVLSDDDKTKLQELFTKAISNPNMNVQVEALSPQDAPVIITVPEFMRRMKDMQRAGGGGGMQMFGSLPDTYSVSVNANHPVAQRVLSADDEASQKLARQAFDLALLAQGLLKGEALTAFVKRSADLLTA
- a CDS encoding TonB-dependent receptor — protein: MAQAAQQVPECTLSLSGHATDHESREGLPGATVVLLETQQATQTDAAGNYHFHVCAGLYHVQVSYLGYSPEAAEVRVAGAVIRDFQLHPDAILLNSALVQGQRTAAPTTQPTAVLAGQALQQTRGQALGEALQKMAGVTAIQTGPGIFKPMVHGLHSNRVTILNNGVRQEGQQWGVEHGPEIDPFIASRLTVVKGAASVRYGSDAIGGVVLVEPKPLRDSAGISADLSLVGMSNNGLGATSATLDGNLRRLPALSWRAQGSLRRAGTMRTPDYYLKNSGFAEQNFSGAVGWRKPTYGLEVFYSQFNTRIGILPASHAESKTDLLLAIARTEPLETTGFSYAIDRAYQHVRHDVAKLTGFVQTGAAGQFQLTLAQQTDFRDEYDKFRPRNDNLASLNKPELSYTNRTSTAELLWEHKPWHYFRGSVGLAGTYQANRYANGSRQFIPYYTNLIGGAFWIEKWQWGAWLLEGGLRLDRRDLAVKRGDRAANGAFFVDRSRFQYTTPAASLGATYDPSAHFTFSLNTGLTRRAPAANERFSEGVHNGMYELGNDLIPGATPLLPETALNTGLTVNWHANPRFNGEVTVYQNRILDFIYQVPLTEPVQTVRGSHISWQYLQTDATFRGLDLSTSYQLTADWLLSAKGSVVRTRDTRADEWQILMPADRLETTLRYTWGHDRGPLAGRYAQAGVYAVARQTRVPDHYEARDLLAPPAGYALLNAEIGTTIRWGRLPVEVSLTGSNLLNQRYRDYLNRYRYFTDEMGRNVSLRVHIPLELPHKLH
- the lipB gene encoding lipoyl(octanoyl) transferase LipB, which encodes MSQYSSCTASTPESSPVAAAPLVPGRWVEVRSLGLADYETTWAYQEELLASTLAIKTRNRQAAEEGRAPEPTPNYLLLCQHPHVYTLGKSGKPEHLLLDAEGLARHGATFHRINRGGDITYHGPGQLVGYPILDLENFFTDIHRYLRLLEEAVILTLADYGLSAGRIAGLTGVWLDFAEGAPNPRKICAMGVKCSRWVTMHGFALNINSDLSYFGYIVPCGITDKAVTSLQQELGRAVPLPEVEQRLVRHLAHVFGAEFYVA